The DNA sequence TTTGGCCAGGAAGGCGTCCAGGCCACCGCGGTGATCGACCGAACGCAGCGCCGCGGCCGAGATGCGCAGCGAGTAGCCGCGGCCCAGCTTTTCGGACAGCAGCGTGACCTCGTTCAGGTTCGGCAGGAACCGGCGACGGGTCTTGTTGTTGGCATGGCTGACATTGTTACCGCTCATCGGGCCTTTGCCGGTCAGTTCGCAGACGCGCGACATGGTGTGTTCCTTCGTCTCAGCTGTGCGGGCGGGGGGTCCGTCCCAATGTGAAAAGGCGCCGCGAGGCAGCGCCCGGAATTCCGTTCGCGGGTGGCTACCGCATGAGGGGCGCGTCGTCAAGCCTTGTCAGGTGATTCCATAGCCGCGCTCCAGCGCGATCAGGCGCTCCTTGCGCCACAGGCCGCCCGCATATCCGGTCATGGTGCCATCTGTGCCGATTACCCGGTGACAGGGCACGACCAGCGCCAGCCGGTTCGCCCCATTGGCCGCCGCGACCGCGCGGACGGCGGTCGGATGGCCGATGGCCGCGGCAAGCTGCGCATAGCTGCGCGTTCGGCCCGCGGGAATCGCCTGCAGTTCCTGCCAGACGCGGGTCTGGAACGGCGTGCCGCGCAGGCGCACCGGCAGGTCCAGCCGCCCGTCGCTGCCCGCGAAGAACCGGGCCAAGGCGGCCTCGGCCCGGTCGGTCACCGCGGTGCGGCCCAGCCCGATCCGCCCCCCCGCCATCACCGACAGCCGCCGCAGCCCCTGGGGCAGCGCCTTGCGGTCGGTGAATTCCAGCAGGTGCAGGGCGTCGTCATCGGCGATGGCGATCATCCCGCCCAGGGGCGTATCGATCCAGTCCGCGCGCAGGTCCGCGGCCCCCCGCATCTGGTGCGGCGCATGCCCGAACAGGCGTGCAAAGGCCTGCCGGAACCCCGATGCCGAATCGAATCCCGCGTCCAGCTGTGCGTCGATCATCCTGCCTCCTTGCGTCAATGTGGTCAGGCCCGCGCGCAGCCGTGCCGCGCGCGCCAGCTGCAGAAAGCTGGTGCCCAGATGCTGGCGGAACAGCCGCCGCACGGTCGAGGGGTCATGCCCCAGGGCGGTCAGCTCCGCCTCGGACCAGCGGCGGGCGGGGTCGGCGGCCAGCGCCGCGCCCAACGTGGCGACCAGCGGCGGCACCTGCCCTTCGGGACGGCAGCGCAGGCAGGGGCGGAACCCCGCGGCCCGCGCGGCGGCGGCATCCGCGAACCAGCGGCAGTTGTCGCGCCGCGGCTTGCGCGCCGGACAGGTCAGCCGGCAAAAGATCCCGGTCGAGGTGACGCCGACCAGCGCCCGCCCCTCATATCCCGGATCGCGCGCCAGCAGCGCGGCATACAGATCGTCATGGTCCGGCATCGCCCCCTCCTGTGCGGACCGGTCTAGCCGATTCGCGGACAGGGCGCGGCGCGTTTTCGGGCATTTCATCGCGGCTGCCGCAACCAGTCCAGCATCTGGCGCGCGGCCTCGACCGGGGGCAGCGCGCCTTGGGTGACACGGGCGCCCAGATCACTGATGCGCGCGCGGGCGTCCGGGGCGTCCAGCTGCGCCAGCAGCCCGCCCTGCAGTTCGGCCATGAACCAGTCGCGCGCCTGTTCGGCCCGGATGCGGTCGAAATGACCGGCATCGCGGCGCCAGTCGGCCAGATGGCGCATGCAGGACCAGGCTTCGGGCAGGCCCGCGCCGGTGGTCGCGCTGACCGGCATGGCCTTGGGAAAGCCGTCGGGGTCCTGCGGGCGCTTGCGCAGCAGGCGCAGCGCGCCCGCGTAATCGGCCACCGTCCGGCGCGCGGGCGACAGCAGGTCGCCATCGGCCTTGTTCACCAGGATCAGGTCGGCCATCTCCATGATGCCGCGCTTGACCCCCTGCAATTCGTCGCCGCCCGCAGGCGCCAGCAGCAGGATGAACAGGTCCGACATCTGTGCGACCAGGGTTTCGGATTGGCCGACGCCAACCGTCTCGATCAGGACGACGTCGTGGCCCGCGGCCTCGCACAGGCGGATCGCCTCGCGCGTGCGGCGGGCGACGCCGCCCAGATGGGCGCTGGAGGGGCTGGGCCGGACATAGGCGCGCGGGTTGCGCGACAGAAGCTCCATCCGCGTCTTGTCCCCCA is a window from the Paracoccus marcusii genome containing:
- the meaB gene encoding methylmalonyl Co-A mutase-associated GTPase MeaB, producing the protein MTTDDLLTPLLRGDRRALSRAITLVESTRPDHRDRAGRLIAALPDSTALRIGLSGTPGVGKSTVIEAFGTMLTEQGLRVAVLAVDPSSTRSGGSILGDKTRMELLSRNPRAYVRPSPSSAHLGGVARRTREAIRLCEAAGHDVVLIETVGVGQSETLVAQMSDLFILLLAPAGGDELQGVKRGIMEMADLILVNKADGDLLSPARRTVADYAGALRLLRKRPQDPDGFPKAMPVSATTGAGLPEAWSCMRHLADWRRDAGHFDRIRAEQARDWFMAELQGGLLAQLDAPDARARISDLGARVTQGALPPVEAARQMLDWLRQPR
- a CDS encoding bifunctional transcriptional activator/DNA repair enzyme AdaA, whose product is MPDHDDLYAALLARDPGYEGRALVGVTSTGIFCRLTCPARKPRRDNCRWFADAAAARAAGFRPCLRCRPEGQVPPLVATLGAALAADPARRWSEAELTALGHDPSTVRRLFRQHLGTSFLQLARAARLRAGLTTLTQGGRMIDAQLDAGFDSASGFRQAFARLFGHAPHQMRGAADLRADWIDTPLGGMIAIADDDALHLLEFTDRKALPQGLRRLSVMAGGRIGLGRTAVTDRAEAALARFFAGSDGRLDLPVRLRGTPFQTRVWQELQAIPAGRTRSYAQLAAAIGHPTAVRAVAAANGANRLALVVPCHRVIGTDGTMTGYAGGLWRKERLIALERGYGIT
- the rpmB gene encoding 50S ribosomal protein L28; translated protein: MSRVCELTGKGPMSGNNVSHANNKTRRRFLPNLNEVTLLSEKLGRGYSLRISAAALRSVDHRGGLDAFLAKAKDTELSDRAQKIKRDLVKAESAAATA